In Ruminococcaceae bacterium BL-6, a genomic segment contains:
- a CDS encoding Tnp_DDE_dom domain-containing protein gives MMGNLLAVVVHAANIHDTKSGIEPAKLAFKRYSSIQRFCADAGYRGTFVLDVDKALGLGVDISEKIKPHQWEKLPWRWVVERTFSWLNNSRRLSKDYEITTDSAETIVKISHFHTLLKRL, from the coding sequence GTGATGGGAAATCTGCTTGCAGTCGTCGTCCATGCGGCGAATATTCATGACACGAAGTCGGGCATTGAACCGGCAAAACTTGCTTTTAAGCGCTACTCATCCATCCAAAGATTCTGCGCTGACGCGGGATATCGCGGTACTTTTGTTCTTGATGTGGATAAGGCCCTTGGCCTTGGCGTGGACATTTCGGAAAAAATCAAACCGCACCAGTGGGAAAAGCTTCCCTGGCGTTGGGTGGTTGAGCGTACCTTTAGTTGGCTGAATAACTCCCGTCGTCTCAGCAAGGATTATGAAATTACTACCGATTCTGCTGAAACTATCGTTAAAATCTCTCACTTTCATACACTGCTTAAACGTTTGTGA
- the folEA gene encoding GTP cyclohydrolase I (Evidence 2a : Function from experimental evidences in other organisms; PubMedId : 1551827, 12559918, 14717702, 17032654, 31132310; Product type e : enzyme) has translation MDRDRIKAAVTELLYAVGEDPSREGLLETPDRVAKMYEEIFGGLKDDPKKYLKVFREPQQSDELVLVKDIPLYSVCEHHLLPFVGKAHIAYIPKDGRIIGLSKFARIVDCFARRPQVQERLTGQIADFFYEQLQPYGVAVLIEAEHLCMTMRGVRAAGSRTQTSALRGIMRTDAKTRSEVMSLLTGSRES, from the coding sequence ATGGATCGGGACAGAATCAAAGCGGCTGTGACGGAGCTGCTTTATGCGGTTGGGGAGGACCCCTCCCGCGAGGGCCTTCTGGAGACGCCTGACAGAGTGGCGAAAATGTACGAAGAGATTTTCGGCGGCCTGAAAGACGACCCGAAAAAATATCTGAAAGTGTTCCGGGAACCGCAGCAGAGCGACGAGCTGGTGCTGGTGAAGGACATCCCGCTTTATTCGGTATGCGAGCATCATCTGCTGCCGTTTGTGGGCAAGGCGCACATTGCTTATATCCCGAAGGACGGAAGAATCATCGGGCTTTCCAAATTCGCCCGGATCGTCGATTGCTTCGCCAGACGCCCGCAGGTGCAGGAGCGGCTGACGGGCCAGATCGCGGATTTCTTTTACGAGCAGCTTCAGCCGTACGGCGTCGCCGTCCTGATCGAAGCGGAGCATCTGTGCATGACGATGCGCGGGGTGCGTGCGGCTGGTTCCAGAACACAGACCTCGGCCCTGCGCGGGATCATGCGCACCGACGCCAAAACGCGCAGCGAGGTTATGTCGCTGCTGACGGGGAGCAGGGAATCATGA
- a CDS encoding Dihydropteroate synthase, with the protein MNGFRAGKYFLPLDKSACVMGILNVTPDSFSDGGLYFDPKAAAEHALEMQEQGAGILDIGAQSTRPGFEKILPEREWERLAPVLQGLRGKIRIPVSVDTFYPRVAELALQNGADIINDVTGFQDPEMFRIAADTDCGCVVMHNGHVLSEDPGADILVRIKTFFLHKLEEAGKFGIASERICFDPGVGFGKTYGENLRILANVGRIRIDGCAFLMAASRKGTIGRACGSPPAEQRMAGTIAAHTIAQAGGAQILRAHDVPEAVQAARVADAVLAAREGNDENG; encoded by the coding sequence ATGAATGGATTTCGCGCTGGAAAATATTTTCTTCCACTGGATAAATCTGCTTGCGTGATGGGTATATTAAATGTGACGCCGGACTCGTTTTCGGATGGCGGACTTTATTTTGACCCAAAGGCTGCGGCGGAGCACGCCCTCGAAATGCAGGAACAGGGCGCGGGGATCCTCGACATCGGTGCCCAGTCCACCCGCCCCGGATTCGAGAAGATTTTGCCGGAGCGGGAGTGGGAGCGTCTTGCCCCGGTGCTGCAAGGGCTTCGCGGGAAAATCCGGATTCCCGTCTCGGTGGATACGTTCTATCCCCGCGTCGCGGAGCTCGCGCTGCAAAACGGAGCGGATATCATCAACGACGTCACCGGATTCCAGGACCCGGAAATGTTCCGGATCGCCGCCGATACGGACTGCGGGTGCGTCGTCATGCACAACGGCCATGTGCTTTCCGAAGATCCGGGCGCGGATATTCTGGTGCGAATCAAAACCTTCTTTCTGCATAAACTGGAAGAAGCGGGAAAATTCGGAATCGCATCGGAGCGGATCTGCTTCGACCCGGGGGTCGGATTCGGAAAGACGTACGGGGAAAATCTGCGCATCCTGGCAAATGTCGGCCGCATCCGGATCGACGGGTGCGCTTTTCTGATGGCGGCGTCCCGCAAGGGTACGATCGGCAGGGCGTGCGGGAGCCCTCCGGCCGAGCAGCGGATGGCCGGGACCATCGCGGCGCACACCATCGCGCAGGCCGGCGGCGCGCAGATCCTGCGGGCGCACGACGTGCCGGAGGCGGTGCAGGCGGCCCGGGTTGCGGATGCGGTGCTGGCCGCGCGGGAAGGAAATGACGAGAATGGATAA
- the folB gene encoding Dihydroneopterin aldolase produces MDKILISGLKVFAYHGVNPEEKRDGQNFILDISAGVDLSRACRSDRLEDTVSYAKIIKTALRAMTESSCDLLERAAQRVADRIFEEYPPVMELSVLLKKPEAPIRADFGYVAVSIHRKRGEPVA; encoded by the coding sequence ATGGATAAAATCCTGATCAGCGGCCTGAAGGTGTTCGCGTATCACGGCGTCAATCCGGAGGAAAAGCGGGATGGGCAGAATTTTATCCTCGACATCTCCGCCGGCGTCGATCTCTCCAGGGCGTGCCGAAGCGACCGGCTCGAGGATACCGTCAGCTATGCGAAGATCATCAAAACCGCACTCCGGGCGATGACGGAATCATCCTGCGATCTGCTGGAGCGGGCCGCGCAGCGGGTCGCCGACCGGATCTTTGAGGAGTATCCGCCGGTCATGGAGCTTTCCGTGCTTCTGAAAAAGCCCGAAGCGCCCATCCGGGCGGATTTCGGGTATGTGGCCGTTTCGATTCACAGAAAAAGGGGGGAGCCCGTTGCGTAA
- a CDS encoding Dihydroneopterin aldolase, translated as MRKAVLSLGSNLGNRVENLTKAIHAIGLLPGTTVIFTSKFYESPPFDVPSQQNDYINACIVVLTDLSPRTLLGACLGIEAGMGRVRTEYHGARVIDIDLLIYEKETCQDGELHLPHPGILNRAFVLVPLNDLFPEQNALGLDFSAAFARVNRSNVTFFEGK; from the coding sequence TTGCGTAAAGCCGTGCTGAGCTTGGGGTCCAATCTGGGAAACCGTGTGGAAAACCTGACGAAAGCCATCCACGCCATCGGCCTGCTGCCCGGAACGACGGTGATTTTCACCTCGAAATTCTATGAAAGCCCGCCGTTCGACGTCCCTTCGCAGCAGAACGATTATATCAACGCCTGCATCGTGGTGCTGACCGATCTTTCTCCCCGGACGCTGCTCGGCGCCTGTCTCGGCATCGAAGCCGGCATGGGGCGGGTCCGCACGGAATATCACGGCGCGCGAGTCATCGACATCGACCTCCTTATATATGAAAAGGAAACGTGCCAGGATGGCGAGCTCCATCTTCCCCATCCGGGGATCCTGAACCGCGCGTTTGTGTTGGTGCCGCTAAACGATCTTTTTCCGGAGCAAAACGCGCTTGGTCTGGATTTCTCGGCGGCGTTTGCGCGCGTCAACCGTTCCAATGTTACCTTTTTTGAGGGAAAATGA